The stretch of DNA AAGATATTGGGGAGATAACCACAGAAGTAACTGCAAAAGAAGCAGCCAATGTATTATACGGCTTGCTAGATGGATTATCCTACGAAACAAGTTATTATACATTTGATATTATCGAAAAACACGGTGAACAGATGTGGAAAGTGTTCTGGAGAGGAATCAAAGCCTAAGACAGAGGGATTGTACATAAAGTAAATACAACGTGAGCGTATTACTGCACATTACACTTGAGTTAAAATCGACTTTTTTTGTAAGTCATATGTTTGCCATAAAGTTATATCGGGTATTGCTTAATTCAATATTTTTTATTTTTTTACCCTTAAAATAGCTTTATGAAAAGGAGTTTATCTATGTCTTTACAAATTGTCGGTTTTTCTATCATTATATTAGCCGCCCTACTCGTTATTGGAAAACTGATCCGTCTTAAAGTTCCCATCCTTCAAAAACTCTTCTTACCCACCTCATTAATCGGTGGATTTCTAGCATTATTATTAGGACCCGAAGTATTAGGGAAACTAACTGGAGATGGCTTCCTTAATGCTGGCCTTTTCACCGATCAAATGGTAGAAGTCTGGGCTGGCCTACCTGAATTATTAATCAATGTTGTATTTGCTTGTTTATTTATAGGCTTTGTCTTACCAAAACCCAAAAAAATGTGGAGAATTGGTGGACCACAGATCGCTTTAGGTTATACGATGTCCTGGGCTCAATATGCAATAGGAATATTACTGGCGATTACAGTATTAACCCCTCTACTTGGACTAAGTCCTGCAGCAGGTGCCCTTATTGAAATAGGTTTTGTTGGTGGTCATGGTACCGCAGCTGGTCTACAGAGCACTTTTGAAGAACTTGGATTTGCAGAAGGTTATGACCTGGCTATTGGTTTGGCGACTGTTGGTATATTATCCGGTGTAATCGTTGGTATGATTATGGTTAACTGGGCAGCACGCAACGGAAAATCAAAAACACTACATCACCCAGATGAAATATCTTTTGAACAACAAACTGGAATTATCAATAAAGAACATCGTAAATCTGCAGGTACAAAGACAACATCATCACTATCGATTGAACCATTTGCCCTTCATCTAGGATTAATTGGAATTTCTATATTTATTGGTTTTGTCCTGTTAGAAATATTAGTTTGGTTAGAAGCTGTAACATATGGTGAAGCATTCGGTATTTATCTATTTGAATACGTACCTTTATTCCCATTTGCAATGATTGGAGGTCTTCTCGTACAACTCTTCCTATCTCGATTTGACCGTCATGAATTAGTTGACCGAGATACAATTAACACGATACAAGGAGTAGCGCTAGACTTTCTTATTATCAGTGCAATGGCAAGCCTGAGCTTGCAAGTTATTGGTGAAAATATTATCGCCTTTATATTACTAGCAGTTGCTGGTATAGTTCTCAACACCTTCCTTTTCCTCTATTTAGGACCGAAGATGATTCCAAGCTATTGGTTCGAACGAGGTATCGGTGACTTTGGCCAAAGTACTGGTGTAGCAGCAACAGGTATTATGCTTATGCGAATCGTTGATTCAGAGAATAAATCTCCCGCTCTGAATGCATTCGGTTATAAGCAAATTCTATTTGAACCAATGGTTGGTGGCGGATTAGTAACAGCAGCTTCCGTCCCATTTATCATCCAATTTGGTGCAGTCCCTGTATTAATTGGGGTGACTCTACTAACAATCGCATTCTGGTTATTAGGTACACTATACTTCGGAAAAATGAAAGAATCCGATTAAAGCGAAAGCAACAGCATGATTCATATTTCATGTTGTTGCTTTTTTCTCTTTATGATATCTTTAGAGAAACTTAGAATCGTATATTCCATCTATGAAAGTGCAACAATGAATTGAATACTATATTCAAACAGAAAGGGCAGATGTAACGTGCAAAAAAGATCACTACTGTTTGTCGCTCTAAGTTTCATCGTCTTGTTCATTGCTGCTTGTAATTCAGAAACACCAAAAGAGAATGACCCTAATGAGAATAGCCAAGATACTGAAGATGAAGGAGGTTCTTCCATGACAGAAGTGTCCGAAGCAAGTAATCTTTTAGCATTTCAATCTATTCAATCACTAGATCCTAATCGAGAAGGTAATGTATTTGTCTCACCGACAAGTTATTGGCTGGCTATGGCAATGGTGTATAATGGCGCCAATGGTGACACAAGGTCTGAAATGGACCAAGCACTACAGCTACAAGGAATAAACGTAGAAGATTTCAATCGACAAAATGCAGCTTTAATGGAGCATTTTACGAGCGTCAGTGATGAAGATGTAGAACTTAGTATCGCAAACTCCATCTGGCTTAATCAAGATTATGAATTTCTTGATACCTTTCACCAATCCGTTACCGATACGTATGAAGCTGAATTAGCACCCCTTACCACTCCTGAACGAATTAACGAGTGGGTTAGTAACCAAACAAATGGAAAAATAAAAGATATTATTAAACAAATTGATCCAGAACATGTAGCTATACTCGTAAATGCAACCTACTTTAATGGTGCATGGACATATCCATTTGATGAAAACAATACGCAAGAACGGACCTTTTATAAGGAAGATAACTCCTCTGTAGATGTACCATTTATGGCCTTAAATGAAGAACTACCCTATGTACAAACGGACCAAATGCAAGCCGTCTCATTACCATATGGGGAAAATGAAGACATGCAGATGGAGTTATTTCTTCCAAATGAAAACATAGAAATGAATGATTTCTTAGAAGGGTTCACTCTTGAAAATTGGCAAGAATGGCGAGATAGTATGGAAACTCAAAAAGGAAATTTACGCATGCCGAAGTTTTCTTTAGAATACGAAACGGAACTACAGAATTTTTTCCAATCACTCGGTATGCAGCAAGCATTTGATGCACAGAAGGCTGATTTTTCCAACATGATTGATCAAGAACAGATTGGTGACCTTTATATCGATAAAATTGTTCATAAAACATTCTTAGATGTTGATGAAGAAGGAACCGAAGCAGCTGGAGCAACTTCTGTTGAAATGAAAACGACATCGATTGAAATCGGAGAAAGCTTCGATATGGAAATCAATCGCCCATTTCTCCTCACTATTTCTGATAAAGAGACGGATAGTATATTATTTATGGGTATGATACACGAGCCTACTTCTGTTGATTAATGACATCACAATACCTTTTCAAAAAAATAATTTAGAAAGGATTTGTGTAAATTGAAGAAATGCTTTTTAATCATTCCGATACTTGGTTTATTCTTATTATTTTCAGCTTGTGGCACGGATGATAATAGTGTCACAGGTGGAAATAGTACTTCCGACAACCCTCCCACCACGAAAATTGACACCTCCGTTTTGGTAAATGACGCCAATCAAGCAAGTAATCATCTCGGTTTTCAAGCGTTACAACGATTAGAAGGTAATGATGAAGATAATATATTTGTCTCTCCGCTCAGTATTTGGTTAGCTGTTTCAATGGCATATAATGGAGCTAATGGAGATACGAAAGACGAAATGACCAATGCGCTACAACCAGAGAATATCGACCTTCAAACATTAAACGAACATAATGGCACTATGATGGACCAATTAAACCAGCACGATGATGTTGAGCTAAATATTCTTAATTCTATATGGCTAGATCCCGAATTCACTTTTCTTGAAGACTTTGAACATCAAGTTACTGAATCTTATAATCCAGAACTTGGTCCTTTAACGACAAAGGAACCGATGAACGAATGGGTTAGTGAAAAAACAAACGGAAAAATTACTGATCTTATTGAAAAAGTCGATGATGATCATGTCGCTTTCTTATTAAATGCCACGTATTTCAATGGTAATTGGAAGTATCCATTTGATGAAAATAATACACAAGATGGTTTATTCCATTTGGATGAATCATCCACCACAGAAGTCCCTTTCATGTCTCTTGATGAAGAACTTCCTTATTGGGAAACTGATGAATTTCAGTCAGTTGCACTTCCATACGGTGAAGAAGGAAACATTCAGATGGAGATATTTCTGCCAAATGAAAATATTGAATTACAGGAATTTGTTAATAAGTTAACGTTGGAAGACTGGCAGAACTGGCGGGAATCTATGCAAGAAACGGTAGGAAGTTTAAAAATGCCGAAATTTTCCTTAGAGTATGAATCAGAGTTACAGGATTTTTTTCAAGTTTTAGGTATGGAGAAGGCATTTGAAGAAAAGGAAGCTGACTTTACAAACATGATTGATCCGGCTCAGTTACGTGGTAATTTATACATTAGTAAAATCATGCATAAAACGTTTTTAGAGGTTGACGTAAGAGGAACAGAAGCAGCTGGGGCAACTTCTGTGGAGATGAAAGAAGAATCTGCTGTTGTTAGCCCAGCTCCTTTCGATATGGAAATCAATCGCCCATTTCTCCTCACTATTTCTGATAAAGAGACGGATAGTATATTATTCATGGGTATGATACACGAGCCTACTTCTACCTGAATAATTCTTAAATTCTACTCATAGCCAACCAAACTAAAAAAGAGTAGAATGGAAGTAATTTCTAATAGAGGAGAAATCATGTTGATAAAAACCATATTCTTATATATCTTTGCTATCTTATTTATGCTAGCGGGGATCGGACATTTCGTTATTGATGAGTTCTTTATTTCATCGATGCCAGAATGGGTGATCGGGCGCCCGTTAATTGTGTATATATCGGGAGTTATTGAGATTGTCCTAGGTGCCTTACTGCTTTATCCTGCCACTCGTAGAAAAGCAGGAATCGCCATTGCAATATTCCTTGTACTCGTATTTCCTGTAAATATTTACATGGCATTCAACGCAGAAAACTATAACACTCCAGAAATAGCACTTTGGATTCGTCTGCCATTACAATTTCTATTAATCTGGTGGGTAATGAAAGTAAGTAAAAAATAATATAAAAAATGGCCAAGCTATATTTTATGCTTGGCCATCTTAATTACGATATTTTCGTACCGTCTGGAACTTCCTCATCAGGACGTAGCAAAATAACATCTCCATCCTCAGGAACTCCACCTATTATTAACACTTCTGATTTAAAACCTGCTACACGCATCGGAGGAAAATTAACTACTCCTATCACTTGGCGACCTACTATTTCTTCTGGTTCATACCTTTTGGTAATTTGCGCCGAGGATTTTTTTGTTCCTATTTCATCACCGAAATCAATGGTCAGCTTAATGGCTGGTCTACGAGCCTCCGGGAAAGGTTCAGCATGAATTACCGTTCCAACCCGCATGTCTACCTTCATAAAATCATCAATTGTCGCCATGTATCCTTCCTCCCAACTATTTTGGATCATTACTTCTATGATATAATTGAGAAAAGTCAGAATCAACTATGTAATGTAAAATTTCTAGTAAAAATCCCCAAAGAAATAACACACTAAAATAAGAATATATTGGAGGACGCCTATGATTGAAGTAAAAATCAACCATGCTGGATATCATTTAGAACAATTATATTTATCGGATATCCACTTTTCTATCCCACCTGGAGAAACTGTTGGTTTACTAGGAGCTAACGGTGCAGGAAAAAGCACGACCATTAAGTCGATTATCGGAACGATCGAAGCATTTGATGGAGAAATACATATTAAAGATGGTCATCGACTTGCATATATACCAGAGGAACCTATCCTATACGATCACCTCACACTTTGGGAACATCTACGTTTAGCAGCCACTTCTTATGATTTACCCGATGAGCAATGGATTCCAAAAGCAGAGGAACTCCTAAAACTATTTTTATTAACAGGAAAAGAACATCATTTCCCCGTACATTTTTCAAAAGGAATGAAACAGAAATCATTAATTGTCTTAAGCTTTATGATAAAAGCAGATATTTATATTATTGATGAGCCATTTATTGGATTGGACCCAATCGCTACGAAAAACCTGATTACATTGTTGGAACAGGAAAAACAACGTGGTGCTGCTATTCTAATGACCACCCATGTACTAGACTCTGCTGAGAAACTCTGTGATACATTCGTCCTTCTACATGAGGGAAGAATGCTATTTAAAGGGAATCTAATTGAATTACAACAAAGAACAAATCAAACGTTAGACACTTCTTTATTAGATTGCTTCTATTATTTGTTAGAGGAGGAAGTAGCGAATGAACCCCGCCTTTAATGTGTTTAAACAAAGGCTTAGAACGGATTTAAAACAACAACGAAAAGCACGAAATATGGTATTGGATTGGACCATATTCGTCTATGCCCTTATACCAGGACTCGCAATTGGAATTTACGTTTATATGGAATGGCTTCAAGATATTCCTTTCATATTTACTTATATTGGCTGGTATGGTTGGATGACACTGTTATTCTTATCCATGTTCATCTTTGAAATTAAATTATACACTTATGTCGCTGATCAACTATTCTTAAGCAGAAACGTTCCATTCCTTAGAAAAATAACACAGTATGGAATTATATATTCTCTTCGCAACATAATTATACTTGGTACAATTATTTTCATTTTACCTAGTCTACTACTAATGGAAATATTTAGCCTAGATATCCAACAAATGATCTTATTATATATCTATTACATCACTGCTTCTTGTATTTTTACAACCTGGAAGAAGTATCAAAAAATCTATATATCATCATCTATTTTTCGATTAGTTAACCAAGTCCTACCGATCAGCGCAATTATATTAGGATCATCCTATATTATCGAAAATTCTATACTCACCTTTACATGGGTGGCCATTAGCGTGTTTGGTTGTATTGTTATTTCCCGAAAAACTTTATATAACGGGAATCATTTTCTAAAAATCGCGTTGCTCGATGATGCATTACGTAATCAAATGGGAAATTTATTATTAATGGATGCAAAGAATAAAGGTTACCATCTGCCATCAAATACAAAACCAAGACTATGGAAACATTCACAAGTAATGTTTAAGCAACGAAATGCTCCGATGATTTTTACAGATGCATTTATTAAGTCAATAATTCGGAATCATCGCCTTCTCTTTCCAATTTTACAGCTCAGTGTATTATTGATTGCTTTCATTATACTTACATCAGGTAGTTGGGTTTCTTATATTGTCTGGGGAATCTCTATTTATATTATTATCGATATCGCTAAAACTGGGTGGATGGGTTTCCGTCAAGATCCATATATTCGCTTGTTTCATTGGGATGAAACGATGCTACGTGATTCTCTAGAAAAGTGCGTGATATACTTGGCTACACCTATACTTATCTTCCTTAATATGATTTTTGGTTATCTACAGTTTCACATAATTGGCCTCCTCTTATTTCCTTTGTTAGTCATATTTCTCGTCAATTGGGGAGCCAAATCATTTGTGCGTAACTCGCCAGTTTCCTAAAGTTAGTGGAATACGAAGTCTCTTTTTAGGCAAGGTATTCGCTTCGTTATAATATAATAAAATTGGAGGTGATTTTCCTTGAGCAGATTATCTTTACTTCCTGTACCTGTAGGGCTTTTGACTTTCATTCTATCATTAACACTTTTTCTTTTTATTGATTCTCCATATCCGATCTTAGGTGCACTGCTAACAGCATATTTATTATTTGAACTCACCTACCTCATCCAATTTCAACAACAAAAAAATTAACGAGAAGGGTTCGGTAAATGATGTTAAAACCTGGTGATGGTCTTGATGATGGTTTTATTGTAAGCGATGTTAGTATCGATAAAATTGATTCTATATATCTGCCATGTATTCAAGAATCTGTTCATTCTCTAAAAAAATTATTCCCTCAACAACTGCATAGTGTGTATGTTTATGGCAGCGTTCCTCGAGGAGACGCAAAACCTGTTCATTCTGACTTAGATCTTATTGCTTTATTTTCGAAAAAGTTGAGCTCTGAAGAAGTTAATCAATTAAAAACACTGGCTAGCGAATTATCAAGTAAAAATCTTTCTATCGTTAGAGATGTTGGAATTGCTATAGCTGATTACGACTACACAATCGACCCTAGCAATTATTATGAAAATGCATTTCTAAGGGAAATTAGTGTTTGTGTTTACGGAGATGATTTGGGTGAACGGTTTGGACGCTATAAACTCACATCAGAAATCCCCATTAAATTCAATGGTGATATATGCAAGTCACTACATCGGACTTTAAATAGGTTAGAAACTCCTTCAGACGAAGCTTTCCGCACATACACACAAGGTTTTGCTCGTAAACTAATTCGAACTTATTACTCGATGGTGATGGTACGCTCCCAAATATGGTCAACACGGCTTCATGAGCAAGCTGAAATATTTATACATTACTTTCCGGACAAAGAATCGATTGTGCACACGCTTCTTAATTGGATAGATAATCCACCAACAGATCGCAAAACTGTTCAAATATTGTTTGAGAGAGAAGGCAATTGGGCTTGTGCCAATTTTGCTTATGAGGCCACTATGAGTAGCCTAAATATTAATGATGATAAATAAATGAAGGTAAAATCAATAAAATATTGACTTTACCTTCTCTCTTCATTACCACTTCGCTTTATGGTCTTCTGCCCATCCAAGCAACGAGTCGATTTTAATCGTTTTCCCATCATCTGTTTTTATTGTTCCTTGATAATGTCCGATCAGTTGATGAACACTCGATTCAATAATCACTGCTTTTGTTTCAGCGATACGTTCAAATATTGGATTGAATTGGAGATCCACTCGATCAGAACCAATCGATGTTAGTCTC from Oceanobacillus iheyensis HTE831 encodes:
- a CDS encoding sodium/glutamate symporter; the encoded protein is MSLQIVGFSIIILAALLVIGKLIRLKVPILQKLFLPTSLIGGFLALLLGPEVLGKLTGDGFLNAGLFTDQMVEVWAGLPELLINVVFACLFIGFVLPKPKKMWRIGGPQIALGYTMSWAQYAIGILLAITVLTPLLGLSPAAGALIEIGFVGGHGTAAGLQSTFEELGFAEGYDLAIGLATVGILSGVIVGMIMVNWAARNGKSKTLHHPDEISFEQQTGIINKEHRKSAGTKTTSSLSIEPFALHLGLIGISIFIGFVLLEILVWLEAVTYGEAFGIYLFEYVPLFPFAMIGGLLVQLFLSRFDRHELVDRDTINTIQGVALDFLIISAMASLSLQVIGENIIAFILLAVAGIVLNTFLFLYLGPKMIPSYWFERGIGDFGQSTGVAATGIMLMRIVDSENKSPALNAFGYKQILFEPMVGGGLVTAASVPFIIQFGAVPVLIGVTLLTIAFWLLGTLYFGKMKESD
- a CDS encoding serpin family protein, which codes for MQKRSLLFVALSFIVLFIAACNSETPKENDPNENSQDTEDEGGSSMTEVSEASNLLAFQSIQSLDPNREGNVFVSPTSYWLAMAMVYNGANGDTRSEMDQALQLQGINVEDFNRQNAALMEHFTSVSDEDVELSIANSIWLNQDYEFLDTFHQSVTDTYEAELAPLTTPERINEWVSNQTNGKIKDIIKQIDPEHVAILVNATYFNGAWTYPFDENNTQERTFYKEDNSSVDVPFMALNEELPYVQTDQMQAVSLPYGENEDMQMELFLPNENIEMNDFLEGFTLENWQEWRDSMETQKGNLRMPKFSLEYETELQNFFQSLGMQQAFDAQKADFSNMIDQEQIGDLYIDKIVHKTFLDVDEEGTEAAGATSVEMKTTSIEIGESFDMEINRPFLLTISDKETDSILFMGMIHEPTSVD
- a CDS encoding serpin family protein, whose amino-acid sequence is MKKCFLIIPILGLFLLFSACGTDDNSVTGGNSTSDNPPTTKIDTSVLVNDANQASNHLGFQALQRLEGNDEDNIFVSPLSIWLAVSMAYNGANGDTKDEMTNALQPENIDLQTLNEHNGTMMDQLNQHDDVELNILNSIWLDPEFTFLEDFEHQVTESYNPELGPLTTKEPMNEWVSEKTNGKITDLIEKVDDDHVAFLLNATYFNGNWKYPFDENNTQDGLFHLDESSTTEVPFMSLDEELPYWETDEFQSVALPYGEEGNIQMEIFLPNENIELQEFVNKLTLEDWQNWRESMQETVGSLKMPKFSLEYESELQDFFQVLGMEKAFEEKEADFTNMIDPAQLRGNLYISKIMHKTFLEVDVRGTEAAGATSVEMKEESAVVSPAPFDMEINRPFLLTISDKETDSILFMGMIHEPTST
- a CDS encoding DoxX family protein, with the protein product MLIKTIFLYIFAILFMLAGIGHFVIDEFFISSMPEWVIGRPLIVYISGVIEIVLGALLLYPATRRKAGIAIAIFLVLVFPVNIYMAFNAENYNTPEIALWIRLPLQFLLIWWVMKVSKK
- the csaA gene encoding chaperone CsaA; its protein translation is MATIDDFMKVDMRVGTVIHAEPFPEARRPAIKLTIDFGDEIGTKKSSAQITKRYEPEEIVGRQVIGVVNFPPMRVAGFKSEVLIIGGVPEDGDVILLRPDEEVPDGTKIS
- a CDS encoding ABC transporter ATP-binding protein encodes the protein MIEVKINHAGYHLEQLYLSDIHFSIPPGETVGLLGANGAGKSTTIKSIIGTIEAFDGEIHIKDGHRLAYIPEEPILYDHLTLWEHLRLAATSYDLPDEQWIPKAEELLKLFLLTGKEHHFPVHFSKGMKQKSLIVLSFMIKADIYIIDEPFIGLDPIATKNLITLLEQEKQRGAAILMTTHVLDSAEKLCDTFVLLHEGRMLFKGNLIELQQRTNQTLDTSLLDCFYYLLEEEVANEPRL
- a CDS encoding ABC transporter permease; translation: MNPAFNVFKQRLRTDLKQQRKARNMVLDWTIFVYALIPGLAIGIYVYMEWLQDIPFIFTYIGWYGWMTLLFLSMFIFEIKLYTYVADQLFLSRNVPFLRKITQYGIIYSLRNIIILGTIIFILPSLLLMEIFSLDIQQMILLYIYYITASCIFTTWKKYQKIYISSSIFRLVNQVLPISAIILGSSYIIENSILTFTWVAISVFGCIVISRKTLYNGNHFLKIALLDDALRNQMGNLLLMDAKNKGYHLPSNTKPRLWKHSQVMFKQRNAPMIFTDAFIKSIIRNHRLLFPILQLSVLLIAFIILTSGSWVSYIVWGISIYIIIDIAKTGWMGFRQDPYIRLFHWDETMLRDSLEKCVIYLATPILIFLNMIFGYLQFHIIGLLLFPLLVIFLVNWGAKSFVRNSPVS
- a CDS encoding nucleotidyltransferase domain-containing protein produces the protein MMLKPGDGLDDGFIVSDVSIDKIDSIYLPCIQESVHSLKKLFPQQLHSVYVYGSVPRGDAKPVHSDLDLIALFSKKLSSEEVNQLKTLASELSSKNLSIVRDVGIAIADYDYTIDPSNYYENAFLREISVCVYGDDLGERFGRYKLTSEIPIKFNGDICKSLHRTLNRLETPSDEAFRTYTQGFARKLIRTYYSMVMVRSQIWSTRLHEQAEIFIHYFPDKESIVHTLLNWIDNPPTDRKTVQILFEREGNWACANFAYEATMSSLNINDDK